A window of the Desulfobacula toluolica Tol2 genome harbors these coding sequences:
- a CDS encoding SPOR domain-containing protein, translating to MKKEVFLILLALSFHTLICAETEKEILNNGIFFFKQDQYLQAVDEFSKLIDLAPNNADAYKNRGVSYMKQEKFDLAIKDFETAKKLAPELKGLYSNLGVAWYYKKEYEKAIENYDIEIKTAPENHVAYFNRALCLAELNRNGEALDDLSKTLNLKPDYYWAICCKADLLAQAGDNIRAIETYEEAIRQDPENRYATENLTQIRQKINEQENLDQKNDKSEGNKTLDPEYALQAGAFLNQINADKMKTRLQNNKFDSRILVLKDARNRTWYLVRSGRYHNQNEAKKAKVSLKKKLGIKSIIRPFGVW from the coding sequence TTGAAAAAAGAGGTTTTTCTTATTTTACTGGCCTTATCTTTCCACACATTAATTTGTGCGGAAACTGAAAAAGAAATCTTAAATAACGGTATTTTTTTTTTCAAACAAGATCAGTATCTACAGGCAGTTGATGAATTTTCAAAACTGATTGACCTGGCTCCGAACAATGCAGATGCATATAAGAACCGCGGGGTGTCTTACATGAAACAGGAAAAATTTGATCTTGCCATTAAGGATTTTGAAACAGCAAAAAAATTAGCCCCTGAACTGAAGGGCCTTTACAGTAATCTTGGAGTGGCCTGGTATTATAAAAAAGAGTATGAAAAAGCCATTGAAAACTATGATATTGAAATCAAAACGGCACCTGAAAATCATGTGGCTTATTTTAACCGGGCCTTGTGCCTTGCTGAACTTAACAGAAATGGGGAAGCCCTTGATGATCTGTCAAAAACACTCAATCTCAAGCCTGATTATTACTGGGCCATCTGCTGCAAAGCAGACCTGCTTGCTCAAGCAGGAGATAATATCAGGGCGATTGAAACCTATGAAGAAGCTATCCGGCAAGACCCGGAAAACAGGTATGCAACAGAAAATTTAACTCAGATCAGACAAAAAATCAATGAACAGGAAAATCTTGATCAAAAAAATGACAAATCTGAGGGCAATAAAACTCTTGACCCGGAATATGCCCTTCAGGCAGGCGCTTTTCTCAACCAGATCAATGCAGATAAAATGAAAACAAGATTGCAAAATAACAAATTTGATTCACGAATACTGGTACTGAAAGACGCCAGGAACAGAACCTGGTATCTGGTAAGATCAGGCAGATATCACAATCAAAATGAAGCTAAAAAGGCCAAGGTTTCATTAAAAAAAAAGCTGGGAATAAAATCAATAATACGCCCCTTTGGTGTCTGGTAA
- a CDS encoding FecR domain-containing protein, which yields MNILQKKWTSFIFVCFFFFALWGDAFAALQEIARLKEFSGEVMIKNAGTWSQPEKDLQLYSGAKIVTKQGTAMVLFNDGATMHVDVFSSIRAMDQMKKFTSVSDEPVRLRSIRIMMGRTKYEEQPAKGRKTQIELPTAVAALRGTGGWFGTDETGESLGKLYEGAMDTFGEFKEIVPKIMNLARAVNSPTWQASMTSSRASDNEALNIQEIQVELNTFIANTDPAIKASVQQTLSQIAAVLTGLETKQEKLQQAQQVKQNSENQIKNATDDTPQEVIEANTLSAQAVDTYAAATKESINADIVLILETLKGDTDGMATARQAKAQNDRALVVAGKATQTAGKAADLASTATNEIQRSTALAVAKSAANTLEAAASTIKTSNASVWLMARDDEAGKDKTENLSSMDSQSFATAEKTVLMADKAIEAAKTASTEQDAVLAQTLATSVEQSSKATQNALQVSTLAAQAVTEQNSEKATSLTQIAESAAQSVEAVSAAVDAIDQAFENKDIDSVKASGDILNKAVQNTQEKTQATIDSETADEEAEDEEAEDEEAVDEEAVDEEAVDEEAVDEEAVDNTPTDSTTAEPESIESEDSVSQTEADNISPVETQVSNQTESTLPEPETNPETFVPETVVPEIFIPETFVDDAEPASPI from the coding sequence ATGAATATTTTACAAAAAAAATGGACAAGCTTTATTTTTGTCTGTTTCTTTTTTTTTGCCTTGTGGGGAGATGCATTTGCTGCTCTCCAGGAGATTGCAAGACTTAAAGAATTTTCCGGGGAAGTCATGATTAAAAATGCAGGGACGTGGAGCCAGCCGGAAAAAGACCTGCAGCTTTATTCTGGTGCCAAAATAGTTACTAAACAAGGCACAGCCATGGTGCTGTTTAATGATGGTGCCACCATGCATGTGGATGTTTTTTCAAGCATCCGCGCTATGGACCAGATGAAAAAATTCACTTCTGTGTCCGACGAACCTGTCAGACTTCGCAGCATCCGTATCATGATGGGCAGAACCAAATATGAAGAGCAGCCGGCCAAAGGGCGTAAAACCCAGATCGAACTGCCTACGGCTGTTGCGGCCCTTCGTGGAACCGGGGGCTGGTTTGGCACGGATGAAACAGGTGAATCTCTGGGTAAACTCTATGAAGGTGCTATGGATACATTTGGCGAGTTTAAAGAAATTGTTCCCAAAATCATGAATCTTGCCCGGGCAGTAAATTCCCCAACATGGCAGGCATCCATGACGTCTTCCCGTGCATCAGACAATGAGGCCTTAAATATCCAGGAAATTCAGGTTGAATTAAATACGTTTATAGCTAATACCGATCCTGCCATAAAAGCGTCTGTTCAACAAACCCTTTCCCAGATTGCAGCTGTTTTGACCGGTCTTGAAACCAAACAGGAAAAACTGCAACAGGCACAACAAGTCAAACAGAACTCGGAAAATCAGATTAAAAATGCAACGGATGATACACCCCAAGAGGTCATAGAAGCCAATACGCTGTCAGCTCAGGCAGTCGATACTTATGCCGCTGCCACCAAAGAATCTATTAATGCCGATATTGTTTTGATTTTAGAAACCCTGAAAGGGGATACAGATGGTATGGCCACGGCCAGGCAGGCAAAGGCACAAAATGACAGGGCCTTGGTTGTTGCGGGAAAAGCCACTCAAACTGCCGGTAAGGCGGCTGATCTGGCCAGTACGGCAACAAATGAAATCCAGAGAAGTACAGCTCTTGCTGTTGCCAAATCAGCTGCCAATACACTTGAGGCTGCTGCGAGTACGATAAAAACCTCGAATGCAAGTGTCTGGCTTATGGCAAGGGATGATGAAGCCGGTAAAGATAAAACTGAAAATTTGAGCAGTATGGATAGTCAAAGCTTTGCAACAGCAGAAAAAACAGTTCTGATGGCTGACAAGGCAATTGAGGCGGCAAAAACAGCTTCAACCGAACAGGATGCAGTCCTGGCACAAACCTTGGCTACCTCAGTTGAGCAATCATCAAAAGCCACTCAGAATGCTCTTCAAGTCAGTACCCTGGCTGCTCAGGCCGTCACAGAGCAAAATTCGGAAAAAGCAACCAGCTTAACCCAAATAGCAGAATCGGCAGCCCAATCTGTTGAAGCCGTTTCTGCTGCTGTGGATGCTATTGACCAAGCCTTTGAAAATAAAGATATCGACAGTGTGAAAGCGTCTGGTGATATTTTGAATAAAGCTGTTCAAAATACACAGGAAAAGACTCAGGCTACTATTGATTCAGAGACAGCGGACGAAGAAGCCGAAGATGAAGAAGCCGAAGATGAAGAGGCTGTAGATGAAGAGGCCGTAGATGAAGAGGCCGTAGATGAAGAAGCTGTAGATGAAGAAGCTGTAGATAATACGCCCACGGATAGTACGACTGCCGAACCAGAGTCGATTGAATCAGAAGATTCAGTTAGTCAGACGGAAGCTGATAATATCAGCCCTGTAGAGACACAGGTTTCCAATCAAACCGAGTCAACTTTGCCGGAGCCGGAAACTAATCCTGAAACGTTTGTTCCTGAAACAGTTGTTCCTGAAATTTTTATTCCGGAAACGTTTGTTGATGATGCCGAACCGGCAAGTCCTATATAA
- a CDS encoding CHASE2 domain-containing protein produces the protein MKQITFIHIVLCVFIAVIFFIPAVFDIPMPILEELQLKSVDMRFKIRGGRKPSGNVVIAGIESKGIQTYGRWPWPRSVFAHLLARLKECGTKTIVFDLLFPEPEENRVAPAIESLAKSFTELNLLNDDFRTRIFLDEMTQIMEESNNDSLMAQAVTWSGNVILGMAFEPGKGKKNLSAGTAKALYQFDPVDLENKNRNGIRSFRTEQMLLPIKTLTNSAAAIGYVNIFPDLDGVIRNVTSTILKQDAPYMPLAVTAAGHFLDADPIWDANGSLKIADHKIEFDASGAVHLDFYGLENSFARFSIADIIEGRIPSAELKDKIVIIGGMATGLGDIWPTPLSSEIPGVLIQATFLDNILQNRVLKMPKNKIPIIFFTIFGMALLPLGLMVLFSPLVYVLVGIFFLTGYAAVTQYIFNVHQLIWPAVLPIGAGFFSTLVLLVYNFIIENRQHRWIKKSFSQYLSPDVIDILVRDPGQLKLGGEEKELTVMLADIRNFTSLSESLSPTDLTHLLNLYLGELTDVILDQGGTLDKYMGDAIMAFFGAPVYNAGNASDACRTAILMFERLHDKRKEWVHKGLPSLWIGIGINTGPMVVGNLGSVRRFDYSVIGDHVNLASRLEGLSKVYGVKMLISEYTRNHLDSEFTCRELDIVRVKGKEEPVRIYELLGKDYFTNGAYAFVDSFEQGIACYRDRSFRKAIRCFEDTLAIKPEDKPSQMFIQRCITLEKKTLPADWDGTWNFSQK, from the coding sequence ATGAAACAAATTACCTTCATTCATATTGTATTATGCGTTTTCATTGCAGTTATTTTTTTTATTCCGGCTGTATTTGATATTCCCATGCCGATTCTTGAAGAGTTGCAACTGAAAAGTGTGGATATGCGATTTAAAATCCGTGGGGGACGAAAACCATCTGGAAATGTTGTTATTGCAGGAATTGAATCAAAGGGAATCCAAACCTATGGTAGATGGCCCTGGCCCCGGTCTGTATTTGCACATCTGCTGGCACGCCTCAAGGAGTGTGGGACGAAAACCATTGTTTTTGATCTTCTTTTTCCTGAACCTGAAGAAAACCGGGTTGCACCGGCAATTGAATCCCTTGCAAAATCATTTACAGAACTTAACCTGCTGAATGATGATTTTCGCACCCGGATTTTTTTAGATGAAATGACCCAGATCATGGAAGAATCCAATAATGACAGCCTGATGGCTCAAGCGGTGACCTGGAGCGGCAATGTAATTTTGGGAATGGCCTTTGAACCAGGGAAAGGCAAAAAAAATTTATCTGCCGGCACAGCAAAGGCCTTGTATCAATTTGATCCGGTTGATCTGGAAAACAAGAACCGAAATGGGATACGTTCTTTTCGGACTGAACAGATGCTGTTGCCCATCAAGACCCTTACAAACAGCGCTGCAGCCATAGGATATGTCAATATTTTTCCGGACCTGGACGGTGTTATCCGCAACGTAACATCAACCATTTTAAAGCAGGATGCCCCCTATATGCCATTGGCAGTGACTGCTGCCGGTCATTTTCTGGATGCAGATCCCATTTGGGATGCCAACGGGAGTTTAAAAATTGCAGATCATAAAATTGAGTTTGACGCTTCCGGAGCCGTACATCTGGATTTTTACGGGCTTGAAAATTCCTTTGCCCGGTTTTCAATTGCAGATATTATTGAGGGAAGAATTCCGTCTGCTGAATTGAAAGATAAAATAGTGATTATCGGCGGTATGGCCACAGGCCTGGGAGATATCTGGCCCACCCCTTTATCCAGCGAAATTCCAGGCGTATTAATTCAGGCCACTTTTCTGGATAATATCCTTCAAAACCGGGTGTTGAAGATGCCGAAAAATAAAATTCCAATTATTTTTTTTACTATCTTTGGCATGGCGTTACTGCCATTGGGATTGATGGTCTTGTTTTCTCCCCTGGTTTATGTACTGGTTGGGATTTTTTTTCTTACAGGCTATGCTGCGGTTACCCAATACATTTTTAATGTTCATCAATTGATATGGCCGGCTGTCTTACCAATTGGAGCCGGATTTTTTTCCACACTGGTACTCCTTGTCTATAATTTTATAATCGAAAACAGACAGCACCGGTGGATTAAAAAATCTTTTTCCCAGTATCTGAGTCCGGATGTCATTGATATTCTGGTCAGGGACCCCGGGCAACTCAAACTTGGAGGGGAGGAAAAAGAACTCACGGTGATGCTGGCAGACATTCGTAACTTTACATCTCTTTCCGAAAGCCTTTCTCCCACAGACCTGACTCACCTGCTCAATCTTTACCTGGGAGAATTGACCGATGTAATTCTGGACCAGGGAGGCACCCTGGACAAATATATGGGGGATGCCATCATGGCATTTTTCGGGGCACCTGTTTATAATGCCGGCAATGCTTCAGATGCCTGCCGAACCGCTATCCTGATGTTTGAACGTCTTCATGACAAACGAAAGGAATGGGTACACAAAGGCCTGCCGTCCCTCTGGATCGGCATCGGGATTAACACAGGACCAATGGTTGTCGGCAACCTCGGGTCTGTCCGGCGGTTTGATTATTCGGTTATCGGGGATCATGTCAATCTGGCCTCCCGACTGGAAGGGCTCAGCAAGGTATATGGGGTTAAAATGCTTATTTCAGAATATACCCGGAACCATCTTGATTCTGAGTTTACCTGCCGGGAACTGGATATTGTCCGTGTCAAAGGCAAGGAAGAACCGGTCCGGATCTATGAACTCCTGGGAAAGGATTATTTTACAAACGGGGCCTATGCCTTTGTGGATTCCTTTGAACAAGGAATCGCCTGTTACCGGGACAGATCCTTTCGAAAAGCCATCCGCTGTTTTGAGGACACCCTTGCCATCAAGCCGGAAGATAAGCCGTCCCAAATGTTTATACAGCGATGCATCACCCTTGAAAAAAAAACATTGCCCGCAGATTGGGACGGCACCTGGAACTTCAGTCAAAAATAG